Proteins encoded by one window of Mercenaria mercenaria strain notata chromosome 4, MADL_Memer_1, whole genome shotgun sequence:
- the LOC123552155 gene encoding HIV Tat-specific factor 1-like isoform X1, which yields MGDIDFEEQLELEKLEQEHKAKLAKEGKGERVDPDGTVYEWDTEKQAWFPKIDSDFIAQYQMNYGEESGGADGDKDKQTDYEKYYNYYQNYNQAQLQHEELLTKKKKEAQGDESHEETLQKLETLENRMQEQGDSGEQSGDYQPDSKEDMEKYTEDQKKQYNEYWSYYYSTDYHDYYADCMAQYASEAATEEKKEEDQDGKKKGKKRKGQPQQRDEAGWFQVDDEHNTNVYVSGLPLDITMEEFKEMMTKYGLVMYDPRTRQPKMKLYMDENGQPRGDGRCCFIKKESVDLALNLLDGLEYKGHKIKAERAQFHLKGEYDPSKKKKKLTNKEKRRLKERQAKLFDWRPDKLRGARQKHEKVVVLKNVFDPKTFEDDPVQINILTRDMRTECTKYGEVKKVVVYDRHEDGVVTVHFKEPEEADMCIEHMNQRYFAQRRLLAATWDGQTKYEILETEAEREARLKKWEKFLETGEKEEKSANQATSSASNGSSVSTDSKSEDKTQKSEEESTNSSESAIAAEDSKTEKDRGVSDTKEADVSNDSASKDETEDVVMDTENDSIESGQPKKEEKT from the exons ATGGGAGACATAGATTTTGAAGAACAACTCGAACTGGAGAAGCTTGAACAAGAGCATAAAGCAAAACTTGCAAAAGAAGGCAAAGGGGAGAGAGTGGATCCTGATGGCACAGTCTATGAGTGGGACACTGAAAAACAAGCGTGGTTTCCAAAG ATTGATTCCGACTTTATTGCCCAGTATCAAATGAACTATGGAGAGGAGAGTGGAGGGGCAGATGGAGACAAAGACAAACAGACTgattatgaaaaatattacaattacTATCAG aactataATCAAGCGCAGTTACAGCATGAAGAGTTGCTGACTAAGAAAAAGAAAGAGGCACAGGGTGACGAGTCTCACGAGGAAACTCTACAGAAACTGGAGACTTTGGAGAATAGGATGCAGGAACAGGGAGATTCCGGAGAACAGTCTGGAGATTATCAGCCTG ATTCTAAGGAAGACATGGAGAAGTACACAGAGGACCAGAAGAAACAGTACAATGAGTATTGGTCATACTACTACAGTACAGACTATCACGATTACTATGCTGATTGCATGGCTCAGTATGCTAGTGAGGCAGCAACGGAGGAGAAAAAGGAGGAAGATCAGGATGGAAAGAAAAAgggaaagaaaagaaaaggacAGCCACAGCAAAGAGATGAAG CAGGTTGGTTTCAAGTTGATGACGAGCACAACACTAATGTGTATGTGTCCGGCCTTCCTCTGGATATCACAATGGAGGAGTTTAAAGAGATGATGACTAAGTATGGCCTTGTTATGTATGATCCTAGAACACGTCAGCCTAAAATGAAACTGTATATGGATGAAAATGGGCAGCCCAGGGGTGACGGTAGATGTTGTTTTATTAAG AAAGAGTCTGTAGATCTGGCCCTCAATCTGCTGGATGGTTTGGAATATAAAGGTCACAAAATAAAGGCAGAGAGAGCCCAGTTCCATCTGAAAGGTGAATATGATCCTAGtaagaagaaaaagaaactgaCCAACAAAGAGAAGAGAAGGCTGAAGGAGAGACAGGCAAA ATTATTTGACTGGAGACCAGACAAGCTTCGTGGAGCTAGACAAAAGCATGAGAAGGTTGTTGTCCTCAAAAATGTGTTTGATCCTAAAACATTTGAG GATGACCCAGtacagataaatattctgacaagaGATATGAGGACGGAATGTACTAAATATGGAGAAGTAAAGAAAGTTGTAGTTTATGAT AGGCATGAAGATGGGGTGGTGACTGTTCACTTTAAGGAACCTGAAGAGGCAGATATGTGTATAGAACACATGAACCAACGTTACTTTGCACAGCGACGACTGCTGGCAGCCACATGGGACGGTCAAACTAAATATGag ATCCTGGAAACAGAGGCAGAGAGAGAAGCTCGACTGAAGAAATGGGAGAAGTTtcttgaaactggagaaaaggaAGAAAAATCTGCTAACCAAGCAACTAGTAGTGCTAGCAATGGTAGCAGTGTATCTACTGACTCTAAAAGTGAAGATAAAACTCAGAAATCTGAAGAAGAATCAACAAATTCCAGTGAATCAGCAATTGCAGCCGAAGACAGTAAGACTGAAAAAGACAGAGGTGTTTCTGATACAAAAGAAGCGGATGTTAGTAATGATAGTGCCTCGAAAGACGAAACTGAAGATGTGGTAATGGACACTGAAAATGATAGCATAGAAAGTGGTCAACCAAAGAAAGAAGAGAAGACATAA
- the LOC123552157 gene encoding cytochrome P450 2B19-like, with protein MDSKRGNDHDYSTITTVLIFLLTFLLVYINTRRQKRVPPGPALFPIIGNLPSLVSSDTLGRLNELRKQYGDVFGLYAGRQLLVFLNGYDTIHDALIKKGSQFMGRAEPALHKEADIHTKGLLFPRGTRWKEGRSFALAVLQEICYRDKGFIENLVNAEIITLKETILKFEHPFDIERYLNSSVSNVVFQVVYGHRFDINDEDLQWFQKNIRDFADQYMKTEVIVNCLPFLQHFPGDILGIQKTTYKFSKVTEFQSKFIENLKRKTSLGSCTYVESYLDRVAANKSNGVESNLDEDDMKIAAYHLIVAGSETTAATVRWILLHLIRNPHIQDKMYAEMTKVLGKEPPSVADRKRLPYVQAVVLEGLRISHVAPLAMPHTVQQDTLFRGYIIPEQCTVIPVISSVLKDPYIWEDPEEFKPERFLNADGSDVKIPKEFIPFSLGPRSCLGETLARIEIFLFTAGLVQKLRFLPEKEDLLPDKGGELKTIWNAKAFKMRIEER; from the coding sequence atggaTTCTAAACGCGGAAATGATCACGATTACAGCACGATTACAACAGTATTAATATTTTTGCTTACATTTCTGTTAGTTTACATAAATACTAGACGTCAGAAGAGAGTGCCGCCGGGACCAGCATTGTTTCCGATCATCGGCAATCTTCCGTCATTAGTTTCATCAGATACATTAGGCAGGTTGAACGAATTAAGAAAACAGTATGGGGACGTATTTGGACTGTACGCTGGTCGTCAACTTTTGGTGTTTCTGAATGGATACGATACCATTCATGACGCGCTGATAAAGAAAGGCTCCCAGTTTATGGGAAGAGCTGAACCTGCACTTCATAAGGAGGCTGATATCCATACAAAGGGACTTTTGTTTCCTAGGGGAACAAGGTGGAAAGAAGGGAGAAGTTTCGCGTTAGCAGTCTTGCAAGAAATATGTTACCGTGACAAaggttttattgaaaatttagtaAACGCCGAgatcataacgctgaaagaaacGATACTAAAATTTGAACACCCCTTTGACATTGAGAGATACTTAAATTCAAGTGTTTCAAATGTAGTCTTTCAAGTCGTCTATGGACACAGATTTGATATAAATGACGAAGACTTGCAATGGTTTCAAAAGAATATTCGGGATTTTGCAGATCAATATATGAAAACGGAGGTGATTGTCAACTGTCTTCCGTTCTTGCAGCATTTTCCTGGTGACATACTGGGTATTCAGAAAACtacatacaagttttcaaaggTAACGGAATTTCAATCAAAATTCatagaaaatttgaaaagaaaaactagCCTTGGTAGTTGTACTTACGTCGAGAGTTACTTGGATCGTGTTGCTGCCAACAAAAGTAATGGAGTAGAGAGCAATTTAGACGAAGACGATATGAAAATAGCAGCATATCATCTTATTGTAGCCGGAAGTGAAACTACTGCGGCCACGGTTAGATGGATATTGCTCCATTTGATCAGAAATCCACATATACAGGATAAAATGTATGCGGAGATGACAAAAGTACTCGGAAAAGAACCGCCATCAGTTGCAGATAGAAAACGACTTCCATATGTGCAAGCGGTTGTGTTAGAAGGACTCCGAATTTCTCACGTGGCTCCGCTAGCAATGCCTCACACTGTTCAACAAGATACATTATTCCGAGGATATATTATTCCAGAGCAGTGTACCGTGATTCCAGTCATAAGCTCAGTTCTAAAAGACCCGTATATTTGGGAAGATCCAGAAGAATTCAAACCAGAAAGGTTTTTAAACGCTGACGGAAGTGACGTAAAAATTCCAAAAGAGTTTATTCCATTTTCATTGGGTCCAAGGTCGTGTCTTGGAGAAACATTGGcaagaatagaaatatttctatttactgCTGGACTCGTTCAGAAGTTGAGATTTCTGCCGGAAAAGGAAGATTTGCTTCCAGACAAGGGTGGGGAGCTTAAAACAATTTGGAATGCCAAAGCGTTTAAAATGAGGATTGAGGAACGCTAA
- the LOC123552155 gene encoding HIV Tat-specific factor 1-like isoform X2, translating into MGDIDFEEQLELEKLEQEHKAKLAKEGKGERVDPDGTVYEWDTEKQAWFPKIDSDFIAQYQMNYGEESGGADGDKDKQTDYEKYYNYYQNYNQAQLQHEELLTKKKKEAQGDESHEETLQKLETLENRMQEQGDSGEQSGDYQPDSKEDMEKYTEDQKKQYNEYWSYYYSTDYHDYYADCMAQYASEAATEEKKEEDQDGKKKGKKRKGQPQQRDEGWFQVDDEHNTNVYVSGLPLDITMEEFKEMMTKYGLVMYDPRTRQPKMKLYMDENGQPRGDGRCCFIKKESVDLALNLLDGLEYKGHKIKAERAQFHLKGEYDPSKKKKKLTNKEKRRLKERQAKLFDWRPDKLRGARQKHEKVVVLKNVFDPKTFEDDPVQINILTRDMRTECTKYGEVKKVVVYDRHEDGVVTVHFKEPEEADMCIEHMNQRYFAQRRLLAATWDGQTKYEILETEAEREARLKKWEKFLETGEKEEKSANQATSSASNGSSVSTDSKSEDKTQKSEEESTNSSESAIAAEDSKTEKDRGVSDTKEADVSNDSASKDETEDVVMDTENDSIESGQPKKEEKT; encoded by the exons ATGGGAGACATAGATTTTGAAGAACAACTCGAACTGGAGAAGCTTGAACAAGAGCATAAAGCAAAACTTGCAAAAGAAGGCAAAGGGGAGAGAGTGGATCCTGATGGCACAGTCTATGAGTGGGACACTGAAAAACAAGCGTGGTTTCCAAAG ATTGATTCCGACTTTATTGCCCAGTATCAAATGAACTATGGAGAGGAGAGTGGAGGGGCAGATGGAGACAAAGACAAACAGACTgattatgaaaaatattacaattacTATCAG aactataATCAAGCGCAGTTACAGCATGAAGAGTTGCTGACTAAGAAAAAGAAAGAGGCACAGGGTGACGAGTCTCACGAGGAAACTCTACAGAAACTGGAGACTTTGGAGAATAGGATGCAGGAACAGGGAGATTCCGGAGAACAGTCTGGAGATTATCAGCCTG ATTCTAAGGAAGACATGGAGAAGTACACAGAGGACCAGAAGAAACAGTACAATGAGTATTGGTCATACTACTACAGTACAGACTATCACGATTACTATGCTGATTGCATGGCTCAGTATGCTAGTGAGGCAGCAACGGAGGAGAAAAAGGAGGAAGATCAGGATGGAAAGAAAAAgggaaagaaaagaaaaggacAGCCACAGCAAAGAGATGAAG GTTGGTTTCAAGTTGATGACGAGCACAACACTAATGTGTATGTGTCCGGCCTTCCTCTGGATATCACAATGGAGGAGTTTAAAGAGATGATGACTAAGTATGGCCTTGTTATGTATGATCCTAGAACACGTCAGCCTAAAATGAAACTGTATATGGATGAAAATGGGCAGCCCAGGGGTGACGGTAGATGTTGTTTTATTAAG AAAGAGTCTGTAGATCTGGCCCTCAATCTGCTGGATGGTTTGGAATATAAAGGTCACAAAATAAAGGCAGAGAGAGCCCAGTTCCATCTGAAAGGTGAATATGATCCTAGtaagaagaaaaagaaactgaCCAACAAAGAGAAGAGAAGGCTGAAGGAGAGACAGGCAAA ATTATTTGACTGGAGACCAGACAAGCTTCGTGGAGCTAGACAAAAGCATGAGAAGGTTGTTGTCCTCAAAAATGTGTTTGATCCTAAAACATTTGAG GATGACCCAGtacagataaatattctgacaagaGATATGAGGACGGAATGTACTAAATATGGAGAAGTAAAGAAAGTTGTAGTTTATGAT AGGCATGAAGATGGGGTGGTGACTGTTCACTTTAAGGAACCTGAAGAGGCAGATATGTGTATAGAACACATGAACCAACGTTACTTTGCACAGCGACGACTGCTGGCAGCCACATGGGACGGTCAAACTAAATATGag ATCCTGGAAACAGAGGCAGAGAGAGAAGCTCGACTGAAGAAATGGGAGAAGTTtcttgaaactggagaaaaggaAGAAAAATCTGCTAACCAAGCAACTAGTAGTGCTAGCAATGGTAGCAGTGTATCTACTGACTCTAAAAGTGAAGATAAAACTCAGAAATCTGAAGAAGAATCAACAAATTCCAGTGAATCAGCAATTGCAGCCGAAGACAGTAAGACTGAAAAAGACAGAGGTGTTTCTGATACAAAAGAAGCGGATGTTAGTAATGATAGTGCCTCGAAAGACGAAACTGAAGATGTGGTAATGGACACTGAAAATGATAGCATAGAAAGTGGTCAACCAAAGAAAGAAGAGAAGACATAA